TAACTGGAGGTTGCCCTGCTCTGCGCACAATAAATCGCGACTCAGACACATATACATCGGAAGCAAGGAAGCCAAAATAAAAAATAGATAATAATGTAGGAATAATAACCGTACATACGAATAACTTATTTATTTTGTTTAAAAAAAGGGAAGCGCTTTGAAAAGATGATTTCCAGGGTAATGCAGTCACGGATGATAATCGATTAAATTGCTTCAAACTAACTCCTTTAGTTTTGGATCGATCTGGGATATTTCCTTTTTTTCCCCGCCTAGGTTCGCAAAATATAGGGCTTAAGGGTATCAGCTTAACTTTGTGCCACTGAGGTATGCCGCGTTTTGCAAAAACAGTTCAAAATAAAGCTACAATCCAATCCCTTCGAATATACACTGGGAATGGAAAATCTGAACTATGCCTTTAAAAGGGTAATTGGGGACATTCTACTGTCCTTAACTCAAAATAACAATGCAGGTAAATCAAGCACAGACTAGTTCTGCTTATTACTAACTTTTAAAAAGAATTTATTATATTTTTGAACAATCAATCCTGCAAAAGAATTCTCTAGTTTAACTTTTTTATAAAAACTACCATTTAGTTGGGTTCTGGTGATTAGAAAATTAAGAAGTTTTTTATACAAATCGTGATCGACAACCGTATTCAATGCTGAGGTCCAAAAATCATCTAGCAATCCTTGATAAGTCAGTCCGGGAAGATTGTAAAAACACTCACCACAAACAAAGGTAGGCACTTTATGGTGTAATGCAGAAAGCCCAACTGAACTATTAATTACCACGACCCCAAGGGCATGCTCAAGTAATGAAGGTAAATGCTGATCATGGATGTATGCCACGCGTTCGTTTATTTGCGCTTGAATGGCCAACCGTTTAATTACATCTGCATAATCCACATATCCTCTATCCATAGGATGATGTTTAAATATGAGAAAGGTCTCGTTCTTCGATGATCGTGCAAAAGAATTTATAATGCACTCAATAAATTGTTTCACTTCTTTGAACTCGGAATGAGCTGTTACTTGATAATCAGAACAAACTTGCAAGGGAACTAAAAAATAGCGCTTACTTAATGCACCTAGGAGTTGTTGCTCAATGCCCGCTTCTCGCCATTTATACCAATGTTTCCTCCTTGCAGAACGCATCCATGCCAGTCCCTCTAAAATTTTAAGTGGCCTATGGTGAACATTTTTGCTAAAAAGAAACCTGCCTAAAGCACCTATCGTAAAATAGCAGAATCCATACCAGATCATTTGCCAATAAGCGCGCTCTATTTGTTGTTCCTGATAATATTCACAGTACTGCATGTCAGTTGGCTGAAAATGGGTAATCGCATATGAATTTGCATTGACCCCCATATACTCCAGAGTCACATAATTAGGTCTAATATAACCTTCTTCGAACACTCCAACGTCTATTTCATGTCGCGTTGCAATTTCGATAGCAACCCGATGTATCGGACGACAATCCCCATATACAAAAATAATGTCTATTTCAAAACGCTCTAAAAAATGTTCCAACCATAAAGGCCACTCTGCCAGACTTTTTCTATAGATCACTGCGCCAAACAAGAAAAAAAAGCAATCGCCTGCATTGAAGTTAATTTTATATACCTGCGCTCCTTGGGTTTTTAAGTCTGTCGCCAAACGAGCAAAGAAAGGTCCGACCGGTCCTTGAAGCAATAAAACGTTTTTACCTTGAAAAATAGAGGTAGAATTATTTTTATACATAAGCTCCATAAGTTCCTTTCCTGAAAGTAAGTACATAATATACAGAAAAAAATCTTGGGATAAGAAAAAAATCGAGAAATTTAGTTTCACCTCTACAAAAAAAAATTTAATCTTTGCATCTCGCGTCTCGAATCTTTCTCTTAATTTTGGTTCATGGTATAAATGTTCTCGTATATGTATTGCAGTATACAGGCAGCATCAATGGATCATATTGTTCAATTGGCATGGATGTCTTTGCAATGAAAGTCCCCCAATTTTCATAAGCAATCTCAAGCTTAAGTTGATTCATTCGGTGTGATTATCATATGTAGTCGGAATCCTCTAACATGATTAAAACACATGTCTTGTTTGCTTTATATTGATGTCACTCGTTTAATTCGAAGGCAATTGCAACAACTAAAACCAACCGGGATTGATCGGGTGATGCGAGCCTATTTGAAGCATTATCAAGACTCCGCAGGGGGTGTTATTTATTATTTTGGACGACTTTGGATTTTATCTGAAAAAGAATCAAAATATCTCTTTCATTCATTGTTGTCTGACCGTTTAAAGCGTAGCAGACTCTACGCTTTCATCATCCAAGTTGTATTAAGGAGTTTTTTCGAAAAAAAACGGGATGGTATTTTATTATTATTAGGACATAGCAATTTAGAGCGCCCTCGATACGCCAAAGCCATTGAACGAATAGGACTGACCCCTATCTTCTTTATTCATGATTTAATTCCGATAACTCATCCTGAGTATTGCCGTGCAGGAGAAAAAGAAAAACATATTAAACGAATGATTCATGCCCTGAGCCTAGGAAAAGGCATTATTGTGAACTCTCAAGACACCTATAATGCGTTATTTAAGTTTGCACTTTCATTAGAAAAAAAACTACCCGCACTATGCATTGCAGCACTAGGAGTTGATTTACCTCCACCGCCGTTGTGTTCACGAACACTCGAGTCCCCTTATTTTGTTATGCTTGGTACGATAGAACCGCGAAAAAACCACCTAATGATACTTTATGTGTGGCAAAATTTAATTGATCGACTAGGTAGTAATGCACCTAAACTGATTATTATTGGCCGGCGTGGATGGGAGTGTGAGCATATTACTCGCATGATCGATAGTTGTACCAAATTACGTGGCTTTGTGTTTGAATGGAATCAATGTTCCGATCAAAAATTATCCTCATGCTTGCAACATGCTCAAGCACTCTTATTCCCTTCCTTTGTTGAAGGATATGGCTTACCCTTGATCGAAGCTTTAAATGCCGGTGTACCTGTTATTGCCAGCACCACACCTGCCCTTATAGAAATTGGTAAAAATATCCCAGAATATCTTGACCCCCTAGATACAGTGCAATGGATGAATACCATTTTGAATTATGCGCATTCAAACAGTACGTTAAGACAAAAACAAAAATCACGATTAATTGGCTATAAAGCACCGAGTTGGAGGAAGCATTTTTTGAGTGTGGAACATTTTATAAAATCTATTACACAGCAAAACATCGCAGGCTCTAAAGTTAGTCCTGCGAGGTCTACAGATCATGACATCACTAGCAGTAAGCCCACACTGAGTGATTCAATGATTTATGCTTGGCGCATGCCTTATTGGAAGAGACCAATTATCCAACGATTTCTTACAGATCATGCTATCCGCTTTGTGCGTAGGGTACGCGCAATTAAACCTGAGAGCGTCCTTTTACTTTGGGGGTCGAGTCGGGCCCCATCTAAGCTGGATAGTACGGTTTCAATAGTTCGATTAGAAGATGGCTTTCTACGCTCGGTAGGTCTAGGTGCCGATCTGACACGCCCATTATCTTGGGTTATTGATACGCAAGGAATTTATTACAATGCAACAAGCCCCTCAGATTTAGAATATATCTTACAATACTCTACTTTCGCTGAGCCATTATTGGAACGTGCAGCCTCTTTTCATCAACGGATCGTCGAGTTTGGGGTTACCAAATATAATCTGCAAGGACAAACTTGGAAACCAACTACTCATGGCAAACGGATCATCTTAGTTCCCGGACAAGTTGAAACCGATGCTTCCATTGCTTTTGGAACTGGGATTATTAAAACAAACATAGATCTACTTCAAGAGGTCCGCAAAAAAAATCCTGACGCGTGGTTAATATATAAGCCTCATCCAGACGTGGTTGCAGGTTTGCGAGCAAAAGGAGTCAATGAACAAAACTCGCATCAATATTGTGACGAATATCTTGAGACAGTTTCTATCGATCATCTCTTAAAATACGTGGATGAAGTACACGTTATGACCTCTTTGGCTGGTTTTGAGGCGCTACTTAGGGGCAAAGAAGTTACATGTTATGGATTACCTTTTTATGCGGGTTGGGGATTAACAACAGATATGATGAATACCCCCCGACGCACTCGACGGCTAAAATTAGCTGAATTAATTGCAGGAACTTTATTACTTTATCCGATGTACATTAGCTGGAGTAAAGGAACACGAGTTTCCCCCGAAGAAGCTTTAGAGGAATTAATCTTGGGAAAAGAACTCAAACCAAGGATGAGCGCTACATTTTTTAGAATCTGTTATCGAATAATACGCAGGTGGACAAAGCTCTATAAGTAATTCCGTCCTTGCTCCTTACAGCTCAATCTAGATCTTAGAGACAAAGCGTGATAATTAATAAAAAGACTATATTAATTCAGCTTAATAATCATGAATTTGAAATTTTTTTTCCGACAATTTTTTATTATGCTCAATTTTTTTACCCTATTTTCAAACAAAAAAACGTTTACGGGTCCTCTAGGCAATGTTATTGCTAATTACTGCGGCTTACATGTTGTTCGGATTATTCTGAGTGATGTAATACAATTTATAAAAAAGTTACCGTTTTACTTATTAGCACCTAAATCAGCTTTTGAGTTTAATAAAAATGGTCTATTGATCCTTGAAAATTTTCTAGATCCTCAAAAGTTTCTGTTAGTCCAAAAAGAAATTGAAAAACATATAAATCAATTGCCTAAAGCGCTACCTAATCTCGAACAACAAATGTATGGAGATAAGTTAAAACGAGCTACAGGGTATGATCGTTACGATGGTGACACTTTAAATCGTTTTGATCATGTTCCCAGAAATTCTATGGTGCAATTTGTTTTTAAAAACGCACGCATGCATCGCTTAACTCTAGCCTTATTTGGTATGTTGAATACACCGATGCGTTACTTCATGTATACGTTGTGCCATGGGGATGAAGCCTCATTACCTGACTCCCAGAAATTGACTCATCGTGATACATTTCACCACACTTATAAGATTTGGTATTTTACTCATGATGTAGAATTAGCTTCCGGTCCTTTCGAATATTCTACTGGAAGTCATGCTTTAACTTGGAAGCGTTTACGTTGGGAATATCGACGCAGCATACAAATTTGCTCTGACCAAACCATGTCGCGTGGAGGGGCATTGCGTATATCGGATGAAGAATTAGCAAATATGGATCTTAAGCCACCACAATCTTTATGTGTGAAAGCAAACACGATGATAATCGCAAACACCCGAGGATTTCATCGTCGCGGTTTTGCTGAACAAGGAACAATACGTACGAGTGTTTTTGGTTATTTCAGACCTTTAGCTTTTTTCCCGCTGGTACATCCGTGAATAGTTTCGACGTACTATTTTAAGATTTTCTTATTATTTAGATGCTCGAGGCAGCGACGATCCTAAGGGAATCGAGGCCGAAATTGAGAATACTCACCACCTTAGTAGCAAATACGTAGCTAGAGTTCACAATTTACTTTAAGATGCTCGAGATTCCTCTAGAACATCTTCTTACGAGATCTGTGAGAAACAAAATTAGTGTTTTGGACTCATCCCTTTCGCTTGAAGCTCTTGAAGGGCAGCTTTATTTTTATGTACATTTATATTCATCCCGGCCAACACTTCGGGGGTCTTGGTAAATTGGATATCAGCATATTCGATTACCTGAATATAATTACCCCAAGGGTCAAGAAAATCCAAAAATTTTCCGTCTATTAATTCCGCTCCAGCTTTTTTTGCCAATTCCTTGACCGTGGCACGATCATCGACCACGAGACCAAAATGACGTAAGTTGTCTTTATGTGGATTAGAGCTTTTCATTAACGCTATAAATTGATCTCCTAAATCAATAAAAGCGTGATGTTCATCTTTACCGCGCAAAGTAAAATTAAAAATTTTGCTATAAAACTCTAATGCTTTTTCCACATTACCTACTTCAAGGGCGATATGGTTAATTCCTATTAGATTTGCTTTTTCCATAGCGAGTTCTCCAGTGATTTTATAATAACAAATAATAGTCTAAGAAAATAAATTTTTTAAAAACTCGCTATAGATTTTTAATTCATTCATCAATTAGTGCACTATAAAAGACTGGTCTGCCAAAATTAAGAGGTCATTTTTTATATGCAGTTAACAAGTGCTCGGTATCGTTTTCCATAATATCATTCAATCCAATAAAGCATCCGAAAAAAATATAATGAGGTTATTTATAACCCATCGTCGTTTTGTCCTCTTCGGGATTGATATTTTTAAGCTGCGTAAATAAAAGATCTACCTTCTCATACAATTGCTTGTCAGTCGCTGAGGGAGCTTGTAAAGAAGCGGTTTTTTTCTGAACTGCTGAAAGAACCGATGTAAGCTTATCAACAACAACCGGGTTATTGCGAACACCAATAGAAAAATGATCCTGTAAGGGATGCTCTTCCAAAACATCGATAATGCGACTGATTGACTTGGCATCAAAATGAGGTCGTTCTAATAACGCCTCAATAGCGAAGCTTAATGCTGTCGTTGAGTAAGAATAGCAATTGGATTGATACATGTTGCACATTTGCTTTTGGTTAATGAGTTGATCTGCAGAATCAAGAAACTTATTAATTTCTGGCTGAGTGAACGAAACTCCTGTTGGATAGCCAACAAAGTTGTAACCCTTACTTAGGTACCTTTTCTCATTGTCTTTTTGAGTATGGAACGTTACTCCATTTCGCAACCACTGTGAGAAATCCCAGGGGCTTTGACGTCCATATACAGAAAAAGTACCATTCTTACTGTTTTTTAAAGCAATAGCAGAATGTCTAATAGGCATGCCAGGAAGCGGCAGACCAGGTTTGGTCGCAAACATTAATTCAAAGGTGTCCTCTGTGGACGCATCCTTCAAGGAACACATTTTTTCGGGTTCTATAGGTTCTGGGCTCAATGAAATTGGCTGTTCTTCCTTAGCCTCATCGTCCTTAGTCAGTAATTTTTGAGATTTATTTCTCATCTGAAACAGAGCATAGCGACTAAATGCAGTTGCCTTATTCGAATATGCTATAGGACCTACTAACTTGGTTAACTTTGTAAGCATGCCAACTCCCTTTAATGCCAATTCAACACAGAGTGTACTTTATTTAGTTATCTTTAACACAGTATCCAGCTATCGTCAACGGCAAGCGATGGGAAAATAAAATTCACTATAGTCTATAATAATACAAAAATGGCATTAGAAATAGATTCTTGGAGGTAACAATGTTTACTCTAATAAGTCGACATGCTGGCAAACTAATAGGTACATCAGGAGCCGGGACTCTTTACCTTGCTTATGATACCTACAAATATAAACAACTGCAGGAAAAAATGACCGAACTGCAAATGTCCTCTCCAGAAGATCAGACTATTATTGACGCAGATCAAAAAAATTGGCTCCTATTAGGCCGGCAAAGTCCCGGTTATGTCCGAGATACTGACAAAACACCCAAGCAACATTTACATCACAAAATAAATTCGAGTACTCTTTGGTTTAAGACCTTGGGGACCCAATTAGATAATGAAAAACACTTTGATTTATTTGTAGGCAGTGATTTCGTGGTTGAAATGTTTGCAAAAAAAGGAAAAACGCCAAAAGTACGGGTTCAACCGGAAAAGATGCTCAGCGATGACTTAGATACGATTAAAGATGATGATTTATTTGAAGTGGGTTTTGCACGGAAACAGGGCTTTGCAGATATCACCCAAAAATCTCCTTTTTTTCACTCATCTATCGCATTAAGAAAAATTAGTAAAGATGATGTTGCTAATTCAGAATTTGTGGTGGTTCGGGGAAGCGAAATAAAAGAGGTCATAAACAGAACAAATAAAGCGATTTGTGATGAACAATCGTGTAATCTTTTTAGCTCCAATTGTTATTCAGCATCAACCTATGCCAGTGCAGAACTTATTAAGGTAATCGATGAGCGCGTTATAAAAGCAGAAGACAAAAAAGAAGACTTGAAGGCAATTTCTGATGTACTTTCAAGACGAGCACTTGACAATTTTGCGCGTGGGGTTAGTAATAATTCGGTAGTTTCCGAACAATTGATTACTCAAATACCCAAAGTATTACAAAAATATGGGCTAGTAAATACCGAACAACCCAAAACTCCAGATGGACCCCCGTTATAAAATAATTACCATAAATCACAAGTATGCCTTTATAGGAGGTAGAAGATGAAATCCAGTAATATGTTTACAGTAGATGAAAATATTTTGAAAAGCCTTGGAGCAGATACTTTGAAAACGATTAGAACCAAAGGAATCCAAATGGAAGCAGAGATTGCTGCGAAATTGGAGGAATTAGAGTCATTGGTTGTGGAAGGAGTTTCTAGTGATGGGCTTGCTAAAGCCAAGGTGGATGGAACACATCAAATTATAGAACTTTCTTTGGATCCCTCCTATTCAGAATTAAACAATAAAACAAAAACATGTGCGCTGATGACTGAGGCAATAAATGATGCAATCTATAAAGTTAATCTAACCATCGAAAATGAAATATCTAATATAAAATATAGATATAGCGGAGAAGTTATCAAAAAAATATCTTAATCGTGTAATGTATTTATTTGCGGTAATTATTTCGGTTCTAATGTATTTTTGGAGCGTTGATCATTTGCTTGGTCTTTATCCGTGTCTTCCTTGGTCGTGTTCCAAATAGATAAACCATGTAAAGGTGAGGATTTTTTCTCCAGAGATGAATCCTGCATCGTAAGGCTGGATTGGATCGCATGTTGATAGAGTTTATAACTTTTTAGGGCGTTATATAAATTCGCCACATGCCGATTAAAGCCGGCCCCACATGCTCCAGATAATAAATGATCGATATCTTCTACGAAATTACATCGACGTCCCGTTACGGCTGAATAGCTGCTGATGGGACCGTTTTTGGAGGTCAGAAAAATAAGTGGGTTCTTTTCTACTTTTTTTAATTGATCAAGATGCGTTTTAAATGCGGCGAGAGGTTCATGCAATTCAGCAGTAAGTTTATTCTGATCAGCACTCAAGAGCGTGTTTTCGAGAATTTGTGAAGCTAGAACCAACTTACCCATCAGATTTAAAGTAATCTCATTTACCCCATCAGCATATTCTTGTAACCCAGCAAAGATAGGGCTATTTTCAAATGCACTGCGGACGACTTGATGGGTTAAAAGCTGGGTAATATCTTTTTCGCTGAATAAGTTCAATGCCAACCCTTGCTCTAAATCTTTTGCATTAGATGCTTCCAGGGGTTCTTTATTTTTAAAATCTCGAAATACACCCGCTAGTTCAGAGGGGTTTTGGAAATCCGCAAATACCCAGTCTCCAGAAATGAATTCGGCGATTTGATTAATATCGTACGCATATCCACTTTCAGAAATAAAAATGTTCTCTTCAGGAATATCCATCAAATCTGCTTTATTTTTAACCGCAACAGTCTTTCCCATTTTCTCATTACCTTAGCTCGTCAAGGACAGAGTCAATTCAACTGAGTAATAATTAATTATACAACAATTTACATCAACTAATTTAGCTGGTATTTTTCAAATGACTTTGGAGTATAGGGGTAATCGTTTTTTTCTCGAGTAAGGAACAATCCCCTTAATTGTGATAGTGTAATTAAAGGATAAAAAATGAAATGGAATTTTTCTTTCCTCTAGGAATTTTTTCGCAAAAGACCTATTTTCAGGTGAACTATAAATTCTTGAATGCACTAAGGTTCTAATTGAGTCTAAGGGTTTACGTAGGATACTTAAACGTTCGGGAATTTAATATGCTCCATCAATTTTTCAAAGAACCTCTTCTATCTTTTTATTTAAAACGTATCGGCGGTGTGTTTCTTACTTTACTGGGTATCTTCGGATTCATAGTAACACTTCCTTTTTCATTTTTAGGAGGGACTCTGGGCTTGTTAAAGGCAATCCTTAATAAAACTGATCCATTACCCTTAGGATTTCAAGGAATAAGAATTGGTTCTTTAGGTTCCATAGATGCAATTATTTTCGGAATAAAATTAACCCGTTCAACAACACCCGTTATGGAGGTTAACAAATTCAAAGAGCCGTTGCTAAAAAGAAGCGTCATTGAATCAGACGTTGATGAGCACGCTCCAATTGTTGTCCCCGCTGACATGGAAGAAAGGGTAGAGACGACACCAACGCTAAAACCCAGTGCTCTTTCCGATACCTTTTTTTCCAAAACCGAGGTGAAAATAACATCAGAGATACCAACGGTTCTCTCTGAAACCAAGGAGGCAAGAGAAACTCCCGTATTTTTAGTTAAAGTAAACCAAGTTATAGCTCAAGAAGAAGCACAAGGTATAATTAAAATAGACGATGAAGTCTCAAGTGTCACAGAACCTTATATCGACGAATTAATTCTACTTATCAAAGCTCCGACCTCGAAAAATGAGTTTTGGCCCCGCTTGGAGCAAATGGGGAACAAGGACATTAAACTTCTTGTCAGTAAATTAAGCACTTATAAAGAAAAAGGCAGATTTAGTTCTACCGAACTGGATTATTTATGGCGTCAATTTATGGGTTTTGAATTTGAAATCTCAAAAAGAGAAAATAAAGCAAGCAAATTTGCAGTAATGCTCGAAGCTCTATCTGAAGAACAATTAAAAGCATCCTTTGACTCACCCGACTTCTTAAACGTGTTAAATAAAGACGCATTTGCAGATAGTGCAGTCAACACGTTTACTCGTAAGCAATTGGAATTGTTTGCCTCCGATAGCAAACGGCATGAACTATTAAACTCTCTCATCAAGAAACTCAAACCAAGTCCTTACTTATTAGGTAAACTGGTCTCTATTATGCCTTATGCCACTTGGAAATTGAGGATAGCGATCCTTGATCAAATAAGCCATATGGCGCATCCTGTCTCTTTTAAGGTTGAACTTACCAAATTAGTTGACCATTACATTCAAGCAAATTTTCAAAAATATAAAAAGCAACTTGAAGCCTCACAAGCAAATACTCAACACACCACATCCCCATCTCTGTTTACAAAAAAATGGGTACCAGTAACACCGGTTTCAAAGCCCATTTATATAAACAGTTCGTTACAAAAAAAAGAGTGGAGCGATGAGGCTTTTGATGCATTCATTAACGAGTTAAATAGGTCCACCTTTATTGCAAATGAGGGAAAAATAAGTGTAGATTTAGATAGCCTACCAGATTATCGAATTAAAATGCTTGTAGAACGAGCCGCATCGGCAGTAGGCCCAAGAAATTTACTAAGCCACATTTGGATACTCGATTCCAAAACAATAAACCATAAATCGTCCCTAGAGTGTAGAGAACATAGATTAAAAATTATTTTGGAGCATATGACTCAGTCGCAGCTTGAGTGCTCGCTTAACGATAACAAATTTTGGGAAATTTTTAGAAATCCTCAAGAACCGTTTTGTGAAATGGCAGCCCGCGTATTAACACCCGAACAATT
The DNA window shown above is from Legionella sp. PC997 and carries:
- a CDS encoding capsule biosynthesis protein, with product MYKNNSTSIFQGKNVLLLQGPVGPFFARLATDLKTQGAQVYKINFNAGDCFFFLFGAVIYRKSLAEWPLWLEHFLERFEIDIIFVYGDCRPIHRVAIEIATRHEIDVGVFEEGYIRPNYVTLEYMGVNANSYAITHFQPTDMQYCEYYQEQQIERAYWQMIWYGFCYFTIGALGRFLFSKNVHHRPLKILEGLAWMRSARRKHWYKWREAGIEQQLLGALSKRYFLVPLQVCSDYQVTAHSEFKEVKQFIECIINSFARSSKNETFLIFKHHPMDRGYVDYADVIKRLAIQAQINERVAYIHDQHLPSLLEHALGVVVINSSVGLSALHHKVPTFVCGECFYNLPGLTYQGLLDDFWTSALNTVVDHDLYKKLLNFLITRTQLNGSFYKKVKLENSFAGLIVQKYNKFFLKVSNKQN
- a CDS encoding glycosyltransferase, translating into MSCLLYIDVTRLIRRQLQQLKPTGIDRVMRAYLKHYQDSAGGVIYYFGRLWILSEKESKYLFHSLLSDRLKRSRLYAFIIQVVLRSFFEKKRDGILLLLGHSNLERPRYAKAIERIGLTPIFFIHDLIPITHPEYCRAGEKEKHIKRMIHALSLGKGIIVNSQDTYNALFKFALSLEKKLPALCIAALGVDLPPPPLCSRTLESPYFVMLGTIEPRKNHLMILYVWQNLIDRLGSNAPKLIIIGRRGWECEHITRMIDSCTKLRGFVFEWNQCSDQKLSSCLQHAQALLFPSFVEGYGLPLIEALNAGVPVIASTTPALIEIGKNIPEYLDPLDTVQWMNTILNYAHSNSTLRQKQKSRLIGYKAPSWRKHFLSVEHFIKSITQQNIAGSKVSPARSTDHDITSSKPTLSDSMIYAWRMPYWKRPIIQRFLTDHAIRFVRRVRAIKPESVLLLWGSSRAPSKLDSTVSIVRLEDGFLRSVGLGADLTRPLSWVIDTQGIYYNATSPSDLEYILQYSTFAEPLLERAASFHQRIVEFGVTKYNLQGQTWKPTTHGKRIILVPGQVETDASIAFGTGIIKTNIDLLQEVRKKNPDAWLIYKPHPDVVAGLRAKGVNEQNSHQYCDEYLETVSIDHLLKYVDEVHVMTSLAGFEALLRGKEVTCYGLPFYAGWGLTTDMMNTPRRTRRLKLAELIAGTLLLYPMYISWSKGTRVSPEEALEELILGKELKPRMSATFFRICYRIIRRWTKLYK
- a CDS encoding VOC family protein, coding for MEKANLIGINHIALEVGNVEKALEFYSKIFNFTLRGKDEHHAFIDLGDQFIALMKSSNPHKDNLRHFGLVVDDRATVKELAKKAGAELIDGKFLDFLDPWGNYIQVIEYADIQFTKTPEVLAGMNINVHKNKAALQELQAKGMSPKH
- a CDS encoding YbaB/EbfC family nucleoid-associated protein; protein product: MKSSNMFTVDENILKSLGADTLKTIRTKGIQMEAEIAAKLEELESLVVEGVSSDGLAKAKVDGTHQIIELSLDPSYSELNNKTKTCALMTEAINDAIYKVNLTIENEISNIKYRYSGEVIKKIS